CTCGCTCGTGTCGCTGCCGCGTGAGGTCGCCCGCGACGTCTCGTGGCGCTTGAGCCTTCATCACGGTGCACCCTGGCGCAGGAGGAACAGCTCGCTCGTGCCGTCCGGCTTCCACGAACCCACGAGGACTTCGCGGCGCTTGTCGCCATCCAGGTCCGCCGTCACCACGTACAGCGCCCGGCCCGGCGGGAGCGCTCCCTGCCACAGGGGCTCGTGCGCCATCGGCGCGTCGGAGCTCAACGACAGCACCCGCAGCGTGTCCGGCGAAGGCTGGAGCTGCGGTGACGTGGTGAGCAGCTCCGGCACCCCGTCCCCATCCAGGTCTCCCAGCGCGCTGCCCGCGCCCAGCCCGGACACCTTCATCGGCGCGGACGTGGGGCGCGTGTAGAGCGACGCCGTGCTGTCCGCGTGCACGAACAGCATGCGCGGGGCCGCGATGCTCGCCGTGCCGAAGGGCGCGGGCACCGTGAGGCTCCGTCCGTCCGCCAACCGGACCTCGGGCGCGAACACCGTCTGCCCCGGCACGAACGCCCCGCGCTCCGCCGTCCCCAGCGGCGCGGCGTCCAGCGTCCCCGTCGAACGCAGCGTCCCCTTCGCCTTGTCCAGCACCAGCACCTCGCCGCGCGCATACCGCGTGCTCCAGGCCGCCAATCGCGGCGGCCCCGTCAGCACCGCCAGCGCTCCGAAGGGCTCGCGCGTCGTCGCCGTGGCCGCCGCGCCCTCCAGCTCCCGCCGCGCGAGCACCCGCCCGTCCGCGCCGAACACCACCACCTCGTGCTCGGTGAGCGCGGCCACTTCATCGCGGCCATCGCCATCCAGGTCCCCCGCCGCCAGCGCGGCCAGCGGCGTCTCCAGCCTCGCGAACACCGCGCCCAGGAGGCGCACCGGCCGCCGCTCCCGCGGACCCGGGCCCGTCACTCCCGAGGACGGCGTCCCCACCGCCGCCAGCGCGAGCACCGCGGCGTCGGCCTCCACGCCCTCGGCCACGGCGGCGGCGGGCTTCGGTGGACGCGTGGGCGTGCGGCCGGACCAGAAGTTCACCCACGTGCCCAGCACGTCACCGCGCGCCACCAGCTCGCCGCCCTCCACGTCCAGCGTGAGCCGCGCCAGCGAGCGGGCCCCCTGTTCGCGCGCGGCGGCCTCGGCGCGCTCGGGCGGCACGTCCAGCGCCACCGGCCCCAGGTTCATCGCGGACAGCCGCGCGGCGAGCAGCGTCCCGAAGGCCCGGCGCAACTCCGGGGAGCTTCCGGACAGGCAGAGGGCCACGGGCGCCTCCGCGGGCGCGCCGCGGATGGCGTCGGCCACGGCCAGGGCCAGCCGGGCGGAGGCAGGGGGCGCGCTGTCGTCCTGATCCGCATGGGCGGGCAGGGCGAGCGCGAGCGCGAGGACCAGCGAAAGGAGCGAGCGACTCACAGCCCCCTTTTGCCACCTTCCTCCAGGAAGTAGTTGTCCGGCGTCACCTGTCCGGGCGGCGGGGCCTCGGCGGTGGGCTGGGTGCCCTCCAGGTAGGGCTCCATCCGGCCCGGAACGGCGTTGCCGGCGAGCAGCCCGGTGACGGGGTCGATGCGCACCTGGGTGACGCCCGGCGGCACCTCGAAGTCGCGCGCGGGCAGGCCCTCCTCCGCCACCCGCATGAAGTTGAGCCAGATGGGCAGCGCGGCCCGGCCACCCGTCTCGCTGCTGCCCAGGGGCGTGTTGTCATCGAAGCCCACCCACGCGCTGGCCACCCAGTCCATGGTGTAGCCGTTGAACCACGTGTCCTTGGACTCGTTGGTGGTGCCCGTCTTGCCCGCGGCGGGCCGGTTCAGCTCCCGCACCGCGCGCGCGCTGCCGTCCTCCACCACGCTGCGCATCAGCGACGTCGTGAGGTACGCCACCGCCGGGGGCAGCGTCTCCTCGAAGGCCGGCTGGTGCTCCTCCAGCACCGTGCCCTTCGCGTCGCGCACGCGCAAGAGCGTCAGCGGCTCCGCGTAGCGGCCGTTGGCCTGGAGCGTGGCGTACGCGTTGACGGCCTCCAGCATCGTCACCTCGCCGGTGCCCAGGGCCAGCGTGAGGTTCTCCGGCAGCGCGGAGCGGATGCCTGCCCGGCGCGCGAAGTCGATGGCGGTCGCGGGCGTAATCGACTCGATGAGCCGCACGGACACGGTGTTCTTCGATTTGCTCAGCGCCGTGCGCAGCGTCATGGGCCCCTCGAAGCGCCCGTCGAAGTTCTTGGGCCGCCACGTCTTGCCCGTGTACGGGTCGCGGATGGACTCCGGCGCGTCGTTCACCATGGAGAGCGGGGTGAAGCGGCCGCTGGCCAGCGCCGCGCCGTAGATGAAGGGCTTGAACGACGAGCCCGGCTGCCGCTTCGCCTGCGTGGCACGGTTGAACGACGAGCGCTCCGCGTCATAGCCGCCCACCATGGCCACCACGTTGCGGTTGGCCGGGTTGATGACCACGAGTCCGCCCTG
The sequence above is drawn from the Corallococcus sp. NCRR genome and encodes:
- a CDS encoding FG-GAP repeat domain-containing protein; translation: MSRSLLSLVLALALALPAHADQDDSAPPASARLALAVADAIRGAPAEAPVALCLSGSSPELRRAFGTLLAARLSAMNLGPVALDVPPERAEAAAREQGARSLARLTLDVEGGELVARGDVLGTWVNFWSGRTPTRPPKPAAAVAEGVEADAAVLALAAVGTPSSGVTGPGPRERRPVRLLGAVFARLETPLAALAAGDLDGDGRDEVAALTEHEVVVFGADGRVLARRELEGAAATATTREPFGALAVLTGPPRLAAWSTRYARGEVLVLDKAKGTLRSTGTLDAAPLGTAERGAFVPGQTVFAPEVRLADGRSLTVPAPFGTASIAAPRMLFVHADSTASLYTRPTSAPMKVSGLGAGSALGDLDGDGVPELLTTSPQLQPSPDTLRVLSLSSDAPMAHEPLWQGALPPGRALYVVTADLDGDKRREVLVGSWKPDGTSELFLLRQGAP